The following coding sequences are from one Alosa alosa isolate M-15738 ecotype Scorff River chromosome 13, AALO_Geno_1.1, whole genome shotgun sequence window:
- the psenen gene encoding gamma-secretase subunit PEN-2: MNLERVPNEEKLSLCRKYYLGGFAFLPFLWLVNVVWFFREAFVKPTYNEQLQIKTYVKRSALGLLLWVAVLTTWITIFQHMRAQWGEVSDYLSFTIPLGVE, encoded by the exons ATGAATCTGGAACGTGTACCTAATGAAGAAAAGCTCAGCCTTTGCAGGAAATATTACCTAG GAGGCTTTGCATTTCTTCCATTTTTGTGGCTGGTGAATGTGGTATGGTTTTTTAGAGAAGCGTTTGTGAAGCCAACCTACAATGAGCAACTTCAGATTAAAACAT ATGTAAAGAGATCGGCACTGGGCTTACTTTTGTGGGTGGCAGTACTGACAACTTGGATTACAATTTTTCAGCACATGAGagcacagtggggagaagtgtCAGACTACTTATCCTTCACTATCCCTCTTGGTGTTGAGTAG